CTCCTCTGGGCAGCAGGGTGGAGAATCGATcctgaggaggaggagaaggtccAATGAAGATGATGTACGGTTTAAGATCTGAGGAACACAGCAGTCGCAGGGACTGAGAAATACAAAACACAATAATTCATGAAATGTAAACAAGAAAgagaaacaaatacaaaacaagCTCAGTATGGATGGTATAAAAATCCAGATGCACTGAATATATAGTAATGTTCACTGTCTAATATTCTGAGACGCATCTGTTTTTAAATCTGCAACAAAAACCTAAATCCTATAAGTGGACATCATAATTAAGATTTCACAGCTGAGATTATTATCCTGGCAATTCTGCATATTAGCCTACAAATTCACATTACTGTGTGTCACATTGTTTAAGGTGttctgataattattattattttgtaaatagaCTTtaagagttaatttttttttatacattacagTCAGGGTCACAATTTAATTGAGAAATTAATGGAACAATTCCAATAATTCCCACTGTTCTAGATATATGTACTGTACTGATGTATATGTActgatgtatataatatatatatgtactgatgtatataaaatgaaattttttgtatataattgttcatatttttataagATTTTCTAGATCACCTTGTGCCTCAACTTTACTACAAAAGTCTCATTTTTATAGCACCATTAGgtattttataaaatagtatCAAATGGTACATAGCGATCTTAACCTCAAATAACTACAATCAAATGTTTGAAAATACCTAGCTGGCAGGTTTCCTAAATTATTCtcagaatataattatttttactaaaaactAAATCCGACCAAactacaattgttttttttaagtttggatTGAGCgcacaaattatatttaaatcagCAAATATCAACCtttaaaaatgaatgattaatgtcGTAATACATTGTATTCTGTCATAATGTGTGCTTTACTTACAGTCGGAAAACTGCACCAAAcacaattgcaaaaataatgattgttttcaactttattaaaaataactaaaaactaaaatgaataataGACTATAAATGCAACATTtctgttactttaaataaatgttaagtgaaatgaattaaaaattatatatatatatgtataaacttATTTTCATCTAGTTGTCAAGttcacatttctcattttcatttagtttaacttgatgtaaaaaaaaaaaaaaggaaaatataacaAAACCTAATCTAGTAAAATAACtggtttcaaacaggtttcctgacaTCAGTGAGTTAGTGTTGTTGTGTTGGGTTTGTTGAAATCCTAAAACTGATCAATTATTAGATAACACCACCAATGTTACACTTTACAGGGGAATCACTCACTTTGAACTGGGATATGACTAAGTGTGTTTTTAACCGAGAAAAAAgtaaacatcttttgatgatgaATACTGGATTTCAGCAGTGctcttttggtaaaaaaaaaaaaacacctgataaAAATGTATGCAATGTTGCAAACAGAAAACAAGAGATTATCatttgtagttgtttttaatagAGTCATAACTATACAAGTAACAAGTTCatacaaaatgaaaaatggtCATGCAAGATCCCAAAAAATCCCAACATGCAACACATCTACAAATCTTCAGGGTAATGATCTATGTGCCATTTCTTGAAGCAGTTGCGTGATGACCGGAAGCATAATGCAACCTTGCAGTGGGAGCAGTATATGGGAGTCTTGAATTTATATCCTTGCAGTTTGCACATGACACAAACTTGCCTCCCATACGTAGCATCAGAACCAAAATACTCTGGATAGCATCGCTCCATCTGGGCAGGTGAGGGTGGGGGAGACGACTCTGTGTCGGACGCCGAGTACGCATTCGTTTCTTTAGGGGCTGAAGACAACCGTGCAGACCTCCTTATGGAGACCGGCGTGTTGGATGTTGAGGGATCTTTGGCAGCAGACAAAAGGGGATTCTTACCTCTGCCGACACGTGCAAGTTCTGAAACAAGGATTTCCCTAAACAGTTTTTGGATGAGTGGGACCTTGTTCTGAGCTTTTGCCAATTTTTGGTGAAGGATGAAACTGTTGACCACTGCGATGTCAAGAAAATGGAAGAAGAAGGTCTCGTACCATTTTGTGGATTTGTGGAGGACATCATAATAATCTGTGAGGGAATCCGAGAGATCAACACCTCCCGTGTATTTGCTGTAGTCCTTCACAGCGGATGGAACAGGAATTAGACGTTTTCTCCAAACCCCATCGGGACCCTTGGCTTTCCTGGTGACTGTATCCCCCGTGAACGCCTTGTGAATGGAGGAACACATGAGGACTTCTCTCGCATCCAtccatttgatgaatagaagagGACCTTGCCGACACCAACGGATGGAGCCTAATTCAGATCTTCTGCTCAGGTCGTTGACCTTCGGTAAACTGGAACTATGGCGCAATGTGCCACAAGCGAGGATGCCGTTCTGCAACAAATCCAAGAAAAGAGTCGGGCTGGTGTAGAAATTGTCCATGTATAACCTATAACCCTTGCCGAGGACCTTGTGATCCAGTAGTCTCATAACCGAATCATACCCGGCACCTTTACCCGATGATGTCGAAGTCTTTCCTTCATATACGAAGAAATTCCAGGTGTACCCACAGGACGAATCGACAAGAACGAAGAGTTTGTAGCTCCATTTAGTTCGTTTGTCATTCATATATCGCTTAAGTCCACTCCTAGCTTTGGTAGCGACCATTCTCTCATCTACCAGAATCTCTCTGTCGGGGTGAAAGTGTTTCCTACACGCCGAAAGAACGTCCTTGTACAGAGGCTTGATTTTAAGCAGTCGGTCATAACCTGCGGTGCCTTTCTTCTTGTTGTTCTCCTCGTCCTCCTGAAGATCACAGAGGTAAAGATTCCAGGAGATGGCCTGAAATCTTGCTTGGGACATGATGGACTGCGGGTATAAAAAATTGTACATTCGATTCCTCGCCCAGTAGTCCACTATTGATTCTGCCTTCACCAGCCCCATGTAGACAACTAAAGCCACATATGAGTAGAACTCGGGTACGGTTAGAGGTACCCAGACAAACTTCTTTCCCGCTTTCAACCTCCTTTCGGCATTGATGTTAGTGTTTCTGACGATTGTCTTGATTGCAGAGTTGGTGAAAAAGAGCTGGAACAACTGCAAGGGCGTATATGTTGTGTCCGCCATGAGCTGCGGACCTGGAGGTCTCTTGGGAGAAAAATTTGGTAGTATCGGTTCCTCATCCTCATTGCTGATGTCAAGCCACTTATCTGGCTTACTCTTATTTTTCATCCAAGGTGAATCCAAGGCTGAAGACAACCTGTTTCTGGCGTGCCCTGGAGAATAAGTAGTTGCTACGGGCTTTGATTTCTCATCAGTTGAAGTGGGTTCAGAAGTGGAAATAGTTTCGGGATTGGGATTGGAATTGGTGGACATAACGGGCTTGGGAGCGGGATCTAAACTTGTCACAGGGATGAGATCAGCGTAGGGATCAGATAAGGTTATAGGAGTGGAATCAGGGGTTGGTGTGAGGTTGAGTTTTAAAGCATGCTTTCGTGGCCGGCCTCTTCGCCGTGGTAAAATGGGTGCTGGATAAGAGTTAGGTGTGGGAGTGGAATTGTGGTTGGTTGCGGGAATGGCTTCAaaagtgggtgtggcttcagaTGTGGGTGTGGGAGTGGCTTCAGAAGCAGGTTCAGACGTAGATAGAAAGAGTTTGTCTATTGGTCCTGATGTTGTTTTTGGCGACTGTGCCAATGCAGGTGATTTTGAACGATCCGGACTTTCCAGAAGAGGGTTCCAGTCATCACCAGAATCAAGACtgtaatacaaaacaaacaaactttataTGCATGGACTCAGTGGCTACAATAACAACAACTGAATACTAGTCTCAGGACTAACCCCATAATGCCTTACAAGAAATCAAAGTGtttaaaaaatccaaaatttaaatttcagtttaagAACCCTTTAGATGTtattcaaaaaatttaaataaaaaataaagtgtgttTTTATTGAGTGTCACATTTGCCTTTTATTAAAATAGGATCCATacttgaggggaaaaaaaaaacaccttaaattTATTCAAGGAGCCAAACTGACCAAAAATATGCAAGGTGCAGGTTCTATggtcaaaaagtaatctgaaatgcatataaatatccgTTGTCACTGtatctcccaataatatgtcATAGTAAGATGGGATTTAAATGCTTGGGTTTATGACTGGATTGCTTCACAAGTCAAATGTAAGGCTTTTAAAGACCTTTTAAggacatgaaaaaaaattaaatgaataaatgtacactAGAAGTGTCTAtgcaataatgacaaaatttatatttcaatattttgggGGATTTTGTTGATTAGACAATATTTTACGGAGCAAGTTTTTGAATGCATTTACAACTGCTTAAATAATGTTGAGGCTGgtttttaactaattaaattaaattaaaaggtaccagtactttaaatataaaaccaCCAGTATTGTCTTTTGCGTGAGTTGAGTGAGTCATTAATTCAACCAATtttttcaaatggctgattcattcaggaacgaagaAAGTGAcagctgtctttatgaatggatcaCTGAATCATTAATTAAACTGATTTGTTCGAAACGCTAAGACATTTTCTAACGAAGCACCTGTGTGTTGCTCTGAGATGCATAACAGTTCTCCTTTGGTTTCATTTGGACGATTTACTTTCACAAAAGCACTtgaaaagatttaatatatactgaatttttattgactgtttattgaactgttaaaTCAATATCACTTGTGCAGCCATGCTTATACTTCAGAAAAGCACAatagatactttaaaaaaaaaagtttatgtgtTAACCAGACTACATACAATAACAACATCAATTTGTAGTAAACTGctatatattaaatcaaattttagacatcaactcaaaatgtaatgcctatcagaaaaaagaaaatacacgTTTAAGAGATTTTATTCAaatctaagatttttttttaccttttaatgACCCACGGAAACCCTTCATAATTGAAGCACTGTAATTTTTATTGTGGAGGGCAATACATATAATGCAATCCAATACAATGATGACAGAGATGAATGAATAAACGTTCCTCAAAAACTTGATGGATAGTATTTGATACTCACATTTGAACAAATGTTTctaaaaatgtttctaaaaatgTAGTAAGTAAACCTAGAtagcttcagtccagtaagtgttaACTTGATATAACCCTTCAAGAATCTGCAAGgtttttatagcttttttttaaatgagagaaACATGGACAAAAAACAGTGGCTTtccttgaatttttatttttacttttataaaaacGCATTTTTGCATTCTACTAGATGGATGCCTTTGACCACTTCAATTGTGTCTTGCATCTTTTGCAAACAAATTCAACGGATCTCGATAactttttattaaatgcaaaaatgttttctgtgttaatGACCCTGGATGACAAAACTCTACCATAAATGCAAGACTTCCTTACTCACTTTTCTTCCCACAGTTCCTCTTCCCTCCCTGAATCACTGATCTCTTCGCTGTCGTCATCAAAGTCGCTGTCTCGAGGCCTGGTGGGTGCAGGATTAGGGTTGGAAGCAGATATGGGTTGAGTGATGGATAATGAAATCAATGGTTCATCAGTGGTTGTGGGTTCAGAGGTGGGTACATGATAAGAAGTGTCTATGGGTGCAAGTTCAGGCAGGGGACTATGGGTAGTTTTTGAGGTGTGCTTCAAGGGTATCGGGGATGAGAGTCGTTGCCTCTTTGCATTTGATGATTCTGAACCCTCTTGGCTTTCTTCCTTAGTAAAAGGCCATTTTTCAATAGCATCCTCACTGTAACACAAACCAAACATGCTTCATTATGCATGCACATGGAACAATTTTCAGCGCACTAACAATATACAAACACTAAgtacggttcaaaagtttggggttggaatgttttttaaagtttttttaaaaagaaagtctctaatgctcaccaaggcatttGTTTGgtaagaaatacagtaaaaactgagaTATAGTGAATTGTTATTATATTGTTTTCTAtcgtaatttattttaaaacataaacacCATTCTATTAAGTTGATCTGCTGCACACAAATACACTTATCGACATTATTGtgttatttgacattattttagcttctatttgaaaaaaaaaaaacattttgtaacattataaacatttttactatcatttttgatcagtgtctttgctgaataaaatagtaatttaataaaaaaattatgtatatatatatatatatatatatatatatatatataaggtaatTGCGATTTATCTCAATCTTTTTCAAGCAATTTGGAGTTTGTCTCGTAATTGTTTTTTTACAGaactgtgagtttttttttcagttgtgcaTTAACTCAGTTGAGTTTATAACTTACAGTTCAGAGAAAAATGCTTAAATTGTGTAATATAATCTTGAAATTGCAAtaagaaaatgtcagaattgtgagatcaaagttactttttgtttttcgAATTCCGAAAGGTTTTGAAGTTTTCTAAATTCTGATATATATGCAGAATTCTGAGAAACATTCTAAATTGTAAGataataattaatttactcaTGCATTTACTCACTTCTCTTCCCATGGTTCCTCTTCCTTCACTGACTTGAGCTCATTGGTGTCACCATCTATCAGAAGCCCTGTTGTTGTGGGTGTACAGATAAGTGTGGCTATCGGCGCCTGATTGGAGGCGTGTGTGGAATTAGGGTCGAGTTTAAAAGTGGAAGCGGGATTAGGGATGAGTATGGGTGTAGAATTAGGGCTCAGTTTAATGGAGGA
The genomic region above belongs to Carassius carassius chromosome 18, fCarCar2.1, whole genome shotgun sequence and contains:
- the LOC132092088 gene encoding uncharacterized protein LOC132092088, with amino-acid sequence MASAEDVGSKSQMFYEIECVIEDCDTEVGYKPLSDSDELEESAEEDGLRDEDIDSSEEWEPRRRSKLKKNSSSSPSSSVPRRKGRSTKNALKPSPSAPAIAHKSKNTPAVSLPRRRGRPSKDKSKAKLFPKATPCATIVPKPPPYATLIPNSSVKFGPHSTSTITLSPNLTPITLANASSSIKLSPNSTPILIPNPASTFKLDPNSTHASNQAPIATLICTPTTTGLLIDGDTNELKSVKEEEPWEENEDAIEKWPFTKEESQEGSESSNAKRQRLSSPIPLKHTSKTTHSPLPELAPIDTSYHVPTSEPTTTDEPLISLSITQPISASNPNPAPTRPRDSDFDDDSEEISDSGREEELWEENLDSGDDWNPLLESPDRSKSPALAQSPKTTSGPIDKLFLSTSEPASEATPTPTSEATPTFEAIPATNHNSTPTPNSYPAPILPRRRGRPRKHALKLNLTPTPDSTPITLSDPYADLIPVTSLDPAPKPVMSTNSNPNPETISTSEPTSTDEKSKPVATTYSPGHARNRLSSALDSPWMKNKSKPDKWLDISNEDEEPILPNFSPKRPPGPQLMADTTYTPLQLFQLFFTNSAIKTIVRNTNINAERRLKAGKKFVWVPLTVPEFYSYVALVVYMGLVKAESIVDYWARNRMYNFLYPQSIMSQARFQAISWNLYLCDLQEDEENNKKKGTAGYDRLLKIKPLYKDVLSACRKHFHPDREILVDERMVATKARSGLKRYMNDKRTKWSYKLFVLVDSSCGYTWNFFVYEGKTSTSSGKGAGYDSVMRLLDHKVLGKGYRLYMDNFYTSPTLFLDLLQNGILACGTLRHSSSLPKVNDLSRRSELGSIRWCRQGPLLFIKWMDAREVLMCSSIHKAFTGDTVTRKAKGPDGVWRKRLIPVPSAVKDYSKYTGGVDLSDSLTDYYDVLHKSTKWYETFFFHFLDIAVVNSFILHQKLAKAQNKVPLIQKLFREILVSELARVGRGKNPLLSAAKDPSTSNTPVSIRRSARLSSAPKETNAYSASDTESSPPPSPAQMERCYPEYFGSDATYGRQVCVMCKLQGYKFKTPIYCSHCKVALCFRSSRNCFKKWHIDHYPEDL